One segment of Anatilimnocola aggregata DNA contains the following:
- a CDS encoding AraC family transcriptional regulator, whose protein sequence is MTLVSPALDQIRLDVSTRQLFELLPDVSFFIKDKAGRLIHCNEVHRRGIFRYGNADDLYGKANHDFFPNALANSFAEDDQRVIRDGESIVEQCELNITSAGSLSWFCTTKVPARDCHGKIVGLVGISRRLEAADHRIGDFELLSAALDHIQKNFSQQIRVQTLAAACQLTEATFRREFEKLFRMTPLQFILRLRLHEACLRLSANSDSIGDIAYQCGFDDQNYFARFFKRTMNMTPSEFRARQNPRQDSTRPENRSEK, encoded by the coding sequence ATGACCCTTGTTTCGCCGGCCTTAGATCAGATTCGCCTGGATGTGTCGACGCGCCAGCTCTTCGAACTGCTTCCCGACGTCTCCTTTTTCATCAAGGACAAAGCCGGACGTCTAATCCATTGCAACGAAGTCCACCGCCGCGGGATCTTTCGCTATGGAAACGCCGATGATCTCTACGGCAAAGCGAACCACGATTTCTTCCCGAACGCGCTCGCCAATTCCTTTGCGGAAGATGATCAACGCGTGATTCGAGATGGCGAATCGATTGTGGAACAGTGCGAGCTGAACATCACTTCCGCAGGTTCACTAAGTTGGTTCTGCACCACCAAGGTGCCTGCCCGTGATTGCCACGGCAAGATCGTTGGGCTCGTAGGTATCAGTCGCCGCCTAGAGGCCGCTGACCATCGCATCGGAGATTTTGAACTGCTATCTGCAGCCCTCGACCACATTCAGAAGAACTTCTCGCAGCAAATCCGTGTTCAGACGCTCGCCGCAGCGTGCCAGCTTACCGAGGCAACATTTCGACGTGAATTCGAGAAGCTCTTTCGGATGACGCCATTGCAGTTCATTCTCCGCCTACGACTCCATGAGGCGTGCCTGAGACTATCGGCCAACTCCGATTCGATCGGCGACATTGCGTATCAGTGTGGCTTCGACGATCAGAACTATTTCGCCCGGTTTTTTAAGCGGACGATGAACATGACCCCTTCGGAATTTCGCGCGAGGCAAAATCCTCGGCAAGACAGCACTCGGCCTGAGAACCGATCCGAAAAGTGA
- a CDS encoding alpha-galactosidase: MKTMLVSEPFPQRFIVVLAICLAGAITSSSAAELRLENQFLARTVVVENGRLRTACLVNKLDSKELKPTGAEEFRLRLSADVNSKQPDVMLTAADFEVTSSEATAERIRIELRNTTYGVRVEVYYTLRPGKRYGHKHLEIVSDEERTLELVDIESLVIAEAFAPYKAKDLMRAYGRFLPALGQPLYTNGTATFWGVEFPAAWNRLEGETLRCGVQDGVTLQPGRRFTTHRAVFGVCDDPEFVQDAFLDYIDEIRASPAKLSVQYNSWFDFGGGITQQKLQQSLDTLHQELVEKRGCRPLDVYVIDDGWQNSRPPRSPLADWSKGIFPVNEANFDADLRSARAAIEAKGSHLGLWASPACLFGATANLEVLEQSGFEVLVGEKHPKSGRAKKAMSMAGPKYLSLLEKRLLEMVDMGSVYFKLDGIFGDMQSRLFETIPHRGTPVTTSLLPSDGMSANDPRIDDAKFDEMKRYYITVATQRLAAIFDKMHAKNPQVRILCHNGATISPWWLMHLDVLSLVNCNDGAPGDRTLQMCYRDGLYYQLTRRDGNQVPLNSFFNHEPAKDGNRFDDASPEAFKDYLFLALSRGTLTVELYFVVNSLDAQDFDVVADGLKWVHRTAPAFKRARMHGDSPIGATTVDEGQLSLKRFQPDIDGKVYGYTGWTQTQGYVSIHNPSKTVKPYSFTLDRRFGLLPNSGPFQLSVIHGESAKELKREWKFGESVTLNVQPQQVIILDFQQ, from the coding sequence GTGAAAACAATGCTAGTAAGTGAGCCCTTTCCTCAACGATTCATCGTGGTCTTGGCCATTTGTCTGGCCGGCGCAATCACAAGTTCATCTGCGGCAGAATTGCGGCTGGAAAATCAGTTTCTGGCCAGAACCGTCGTCGTTGAGAACGGACGGCTAAGAACTGCGTGCCTCGTCAACAAGCTGGACAGCAAGGAATTGAAACCCACCGGCGCGGAGGAATTTCGCCTGCGGCTCTCGGCTGATGTGAACTCCAAACAGCCCGACGTCATGCTGACCGCGGCAGATTTTGAAGTTACTTCCAGCGAAGCAACGGCGGAGCGAATTCGCATCGAATTGCGCAACACCACTTACGGCGTGCGCGTTGAGGTGTATTACACGCTACGACCTGGGAAGCGGTATGGCCACAAGCACCTGGAGATCGTCTCGGACGAGGAAAGAACTCTGGAATTGGTCGACATTGAGTCACTGGTCATTGCCGAAGCATTCGCCCCTTACAAGGCGAAAGACTTGATGCGGGCCTATGGCCGCTTTCTGCCGGCGCTGGGTCAGCCACTCTATACGAACGGGACGGCGACATTCTGGGGCGTCGAATTTCCCGCAGCTTGGAATCGTCTGGAAGGTGAGACCCTGCGCTGCGGCGTTCAAGACGGAGTGACGTTGCAGCCGGGGCGGAGGTTTACGACGCATCGCGCGGTCTTTGGTGTTTGCGACGATCCCGAGTTTGTCCAAGACGCCTTTCTGGACTACATTGACGAGATTCGTGCTTCACCGGCAAAGTTAAGCGTGCAGTACAACTCCTGGTTCGACTTTGGTGGTGGAATCACGCAGCAGAAACTGCAGCAGTCGCTGGACACGCTGCATCAAGAGCTTGTGGAAAAGCGAGGCTGCCGTCCGCTGGACGTCTATGTGATCGACGACGGCTGGCAAAACTCGCGGCCGCCGCGGTCCCCTTTGGCGGATTGGAGCAAAGGTATCTTTCCGGTCAACGAAGCGAACTTCGACGCCGATCTGAGGTCGGCGCGTGCGGCCATTGAAGCCAAAGGTTCGCACCTGGGATTGTGGGCAAGTCCAGCATGTCTCTTTGGAGCGACCGCGAATCTTGAGGTTTTGGAACAAAGCGGCTTCGAAGTACTCGTCGGCGAGAAGCACCCCAAGAGCGGGCGCGCCAAGAAGGCGATGTCGATGGCGGGACCGAAGTATCTGTCGCTACTCGAAAAGCGACTGCTAGAGATGGTGGACATGGGTTCGGTCTACTTCAAGCTGGATGGCATCTTCGGAGATATGCAAAGCCGGTTGTTCGAAACCATCCCACATCGCGGCACGCCGGTCACCACTTCGCTGCTACCGTCGGATGGCATGTCGGCGAATGATCCCCGGATCGACGATGCCAAGTTCGACGAAATGAAACGCTATTACATCACCGTTGCGACGCAGCGTTTGGCTGCCATCTTTGACAAGATGCACGCGAAAAACCCGCAGGTTCGCATCCTGTGCCACAACGGCGCGACGATCAGCCCTTGGTGGCTGATGCACCTCGATGTCTTGAGCCTGGTGAACTGCAATGACGGGGCCCCTGGCGACCGCACGTTGCAAATGTGTTACCGCGATGGCTTGTATTACCAATTGACGCGACGCGATGGCAATCAAGTGCCGCTGAATAGCTTCTTCAATCATGAACCTGCGAAGGATGGAAATCGTTTCGATGACGCCAGTCCCGAAGCGTTCAAGGATTATCTCTTCCTGGCCCTTTCGCGTGGCACACTGACCGTCGAACTGTACTTCGTCGTGAACTCGCTCGATGCCCAGGATTTCGACGTTGTGGCCGACGGCCTCAAGTGGGTACATCGAACCGCGCCGGCCTTCAAGCGTGCGCGAATGCATGGCGACAGTCCGATCGGAGCGACCACGGTCGACGAAGGGCAACTCAGCCTGAAGCGATTTCAACCGGACATCGACGGCAAGGTGTATGGCTACACCGGTTGGACCCAAACGCAGGGATATGTTTCGATCCACAACCCAAGTAAAACGGTAAAGCCATACTCGTTCACGCTTGATCGTCGCTTTGGCCTGCTACCGAATAGCGGCCCGTTTCAACTGTCGGTCATCCATGGCGAGAGTGCGAAAGAATTGAAAAGGGAATGGAAGTTTGGCGAGTCCGTAACGCTGAATGTGCAACCGCAGCAAGTCATCATTCTGGACTTTCAGCAGTAA
- a CDS encoding PVC-type heme-binding CxxCH protein — protein sequence MMNSFRKFIAGHAAFAKALACVFAILLAPSSFAAADTLVFEGTAGLGKGKHIVFLAGDHEYRSEESLPALARILAKHHGFKCTVLFNIDKETGEIVAGNSNMPGMEALDTADLAVVFLRFQHFPPEQMKHLDDYLNRGGPVIGLRTATHAFQIKGQDPFAKYSSSYKGPEYDRGFGHQVLGQTWIGHYGRNHQQSTRITLVADKQAHPILRGVKDVWVQAGGYVGNPVDGEILTMAQPLNGMTPGSPADETKPPMPSEWTRSYKSSAGKTARVFTSLYGTSEDLLNDGYRRLLVNGCFWALGLEDAIKPDAKIDFVGPFKPNTFGGGAYARGIKPEAYAGFETPIPANNNTKNPTVPNAKKNAPEKTGAKALPTAKVEASAVSAQPAAAIVTGKPARFVRIELPGDKRILTLAEVEVFSAGRNIAAGGKATQSSTNGGAGASRAIDGNKHPNWEKNGQTHTSNSGEKNPWWELDLGELKDIDKVSVWNRSGFESRLAGFTLTLLDADRKVVFSLKGVAAPQGLDIDVKKDSKLQYLSYDGKPGQPIGGKVQLAAGGDQGSKPEASLAEVPADYRDPTPFQFQQGDVVAILGNGLADRMQHDGWVETLLQSALPEKQVRFRNLSASGDRPNSYPRSSGATSMTDYLRHVKADVVLAFFGYNESYDGKPEEYKAQLLEFVKRTRGAKPNGKSLPRIVLFSPIAHEDTRNANVPNGKIHNAQLEAYAQATEAAAKEAGVGYVDLFHPTQKLFADASLPLTINGVHLSDEGNRRLAEVISQALLGKAENASASLQPLRQAVLDKDLIWNNRYRARDGNDIWGGRSKLAFTNDQTNAAVLQHELSMLDVMAANRDVRVWAVASGKDVPVDDSNVPQPVEVISNVGGKSKSSSAVKEGTLSYISGEEAIKYMGIAKGFEVRLFADEAMFPQLANPVQMQFDTKGRLWVAVWPTYPNWEPLKPMTDALIIMHDDNSDGRADRVTEFAKVQNPLGFEFWNGGVIVTSAPEILFLKDTDGDDVADVRIVMLQGVDSSDTHHGANNLIYGPDGGIYWQSGVFMVHNHEHPWGPSLQSSASAMYRFDPRRFTIALHAGNSPNPHGIAFDNWGYHYATDGTGGRAFQVRPDKNGFKMQELLKKEVRPVTASEVVSSAHFPESMQGDFLICNVIGFLGIKHYHLERNPETGNVWGEPAGDELIAVRTNPDGSKTEEKSRGLLMSADKNFRPSDAIFAPDGSLYVSDWHNMIIGHMQHNIRDPNRDHAHGRIYRMTAKDRPLQQPVAIHGQPIPTLLENLKSPVDGIRHRTRVELSGRDTKEVIAAAKKWTRQFDPTKAEHAHHLLEALWLHQQHNVKNQGLLNQVLLQSPVPHARIAAGTVKHFWENVDKTIHGGVIADSLEAVAKKSGILSDTPELTTIRIGTIPERMMYDVKELTVKPGKKVRLTFGNADFMPHNIMLVNPGKADEVGLQAIALGAGGFEVGFVPKSNDILWSIKLVDYGQEETIEFTAPTAEGAYPYICSFPGHHQLMRGTLFVTNNLQEFLAKNPQPVKKLTEWKIDDLVADLKRVGQQRNYAQGKMLFNSLACVQCHKLGDKDFSLAAGHAGGDHHGHHGMMPTRTVGPNLQDVVKKYKGDAKAVLHEILEPSRNIEEKYRTISLALDDGTIATGNVVSEDQKTIVLYSTTPVPKEHKIAKESIDSRLPSALSIMPTGQLNTLDKEQILDLLAFLLATGDPEHAAFKK from the coding sequence ATGATGAACAGTTTTCGCAAATTCATTGCCGGCCACGCAGCTTTTGCAAAGGCGTTAGCATGCGTATTTGCAATTCTCCTCGCTCCGAGCAGTTTCGCGGCCGCGGACACGCTGGTGTTCGAAGGGACTGCAGGTCTGGGCAAGGGGAAGCACATCGTCTTCCTGGCCGGCGACCATGAATATCGCTCCGAGGAGTCGTTGCCGGCGCTAGCGCGGATTCTTGCCAAACATCACGGCTTCAAATGCACTGTCCTGTTCAACATCGACAAGGAAACCGGCGAGATCGTTGCCGGCAATTCGAACATGCCGGGGATGGAAGCCCTGGACACCGCCGACCTGGCGGTTGTCTTCCTGCGGTTTCAGCATTTTCCGCCGGAGCAGATGAAGCACTTGGACGACTATCTGAACCGCGGCGGGCCTGTCATCGGGTTGCGCACCGCGACGCATGCCTTTCAGATCAAAGGACAGGATCCGTTCGCGAAGTACTCGTCCAGTTACAAGGGGCCCGAATACGATCGCGGCTTCGGCCACCAGGTGCTCGGTCAAACGTGGATCGGACACTACGGCAGGAACCATCAGCAAAGCACTCGCATCACGCTCGTTGCCGACAAGCAGGCCCATCCCATCCTGCGCGGCGTCAAGGATGTTTGGGTGCAAGCCGGTGGGTATGTGGGCAATCCGGTGGATGGCGAGATCTTGACCATGGCTCAGCCGCTTAACGGAATGACTCCCGGGTCGCCCGCCGACGAGACTAAGCCGCCGATGCCTTCGGAGTGGACTCGAAGTTACAAGTCGTCAGCGGGAAAAACCGCCCGCGTTTTCACGTCGCTATACGGCACTTCGGAAGACTTGCTCAACGACGGCTATCGTCGGCTATTGGTCAACGGCTGCTTCTGGGCGCTGGGGTTGGAAGACGCCATTAAACCTGATGCGAAGATCGACTTTGTGGGGCCATTCAAGCCGAACACGTTTGGCGGCGGAGCCTATGCCCGCGGCATCAAACCAGAAGCTTACGCGGGTTTCGAAACTCCAATTCCCGCAAACAACAACACAAAGAACCCAACTGTTCCGAATGCCAAGAAAAATGCACCCGAGAAAACCGGAGCGAAAGCTCTTCCAACTGCCAAAGTGGAAGCGAGTGCAGTTTCGGCCCAACCCGCTGCGGCAATCGTCACAGGCAAGCCAGCTCGTTTCGTCCGCATTGAATTGCCAGGCGACAAACGCATTTTGACGCTGGCTGAAGTAGAAGTGTTCAGCGCCGGCCGCAATATCGCTGCTGGCGGCAAAGCGACTCAGTCGAGCACGAATGGGGGAGCGGGGGCTTCGCGGGCCATCGACGGCAACAAGCATCCCAACTGGGAGAAGAACGGGCAGACGCACACTTCGAATTCGGGTGAGAAGAATCCTTGGTGGGAGCTTGATCTGGGGGAACTGAAAGACATCGACAAGGTCAGCGTGTGGAATCGGAGTGGGTTTGAGAGCCGCCTCGCAGGCTTCACGCTCACGCTGCTCGACGCGGATCGCAAAGTAGTCTTTTCCCTGAAAGGTGTCGCAGCGCCGCAGGGGCTCGATATTGACGTCAAGAAGGACAGCAAGTTGCAGTACCTCTCCTATGATGGCAAGCCGGGCCAACCAATCGGCGGAAAAGTGCAATTGGCCGCTGGTGGCGACCAAGGCTCGAAGCCGGAAGCTTCGCTGGCGGAAGTGCCGGCCGACTATCGCGACCCGACACCGTTTCAGTTTCAACAAGGTGATGTCGTCGCCATTTTGGGTAACGGCCTGGCGGACCGCATGCAGCACGATGGCTGGGTGGAGACTTTGCTGCAGAGCGCTTTGCCAGAGAAGCAAGTCAGGTTTCGCAACCTGAGCGCGAGCGGCGATCGGCCGAATTCGTATCCGCGGAGCAGCGGCGCGACCTCCATGACCGACTATCTGCGGCACGTGAAAGCCGACGTCGTGCTCGCTTTCTTCGGTTACAACGAATCGTACGACGGGAAGCCTGAAGAGTACAAAGCCCAGCTACTGGAATTCGTCAAGCGAACGCGCGGCGCAAAACCCAATGGCAAGAGCCTGCCGCGCATCGTACTGTTCAGCCCTATCGCGCACGAAGATACGCGTAATGCAAATGTACCGAATGGCAAAATTCACAACGCTCAACTAGAAGCCTATGCGCAGGCGACGGAAGCCGCCGCCAAGGAAGCTGGGGTTGGCTACGTCGATCTGTTTCATCCGACGCAAAAATTGTTCGCGGACGCGAGCCTGCCGCTCACGATCAACGGCGTGCATCTGTCGGACGAAGGGAATCGCCGTCTGGCGGAAGTCATCTCGCAGGCCTTACTCGGTAAAGCGGAGAACGCTTCGGCCTCGCTGCAGCCGCTGAGGCAGGCTGTATTGGACAAGGATCTGATTTGGAACAATCGCTACCGCGCGCGGGACGGCAACGACATCTGGGGTGGCCGCTCCAAGTTGGCCTTTACCAATGATCAAACGAACGCTGCGGTGCTGCAGCACGAACTGTCGATGCTCGACGTGATGGCTGCGAATCGCGACGTGCGAGTGTGGGCTGTTGCCAGCGGCAAGGATGTGCCCGTCGACGACAGCAATGTTCCGCAACCCGTCGAAGTTATTTCCAATGTCGGTGGCAAGAGCAAAAGCTCGAGCGCCGTGAAGGAAGGGACACTGAGCTATATCAGCGGCGAAGAAGCCATCAAGTACATGGGCATCGCCAAGGGCTTTGAGGTGCGTCTGTTCGCCGACGAGGCGATGTTCCCCCAACTAGCAAATCCCGTGCAAATGCAGTTCGACACCAAGGGCCGGCTGTGGGTTGCGGTGTGGCCAACCTATCCCAACTGGGAGCCGCTCAAGCCCATGACCGATGCGCTCATCATCATGCACGATGATAATAGCGACGGTCGCGCGGATCGCGTGACGGAGTTTGCGAAGGTTCAAAACCCGCTGGGCTTCGAGTTCTGGAACGGCGGCGTAATCGTCACGAGCGCCCCAGAGATTTTGTTTCTCAAAGACACCGACGGCGACGATGTGGCCGATGTCCGCATCGTGATGCTACAGGGCGTCGATTCGTCAGACACGCACCACGGCGCCAACAACCTAATCTATGGACCGGACGGCGGCATCTATTGGCAAAGCGGCGTCTTCATGGTGCACAACCACGAGCATCCCTGGGGGCCATCGTTGCAGTCATCTGCCAGCGCGATGTATCGTTTCGATCCGCGCCGGTTCACCATTGCGCTGCATGCCGGCAATTCGCCGAACCCGCACGGCATTGCGTTCGACAATTGGGGCTATCACTACGCCACCGACGGCACGGGCGGCCGGGCCTTTCAGGTCCGCCCCGATAAGAACGGCTTCAAGATGCAAGAGCTGCTCAAAAAGGAAGTCCGGCCGGTGACGGCCAGCGAAGTCGTCAGCAGTGCGCATTTTCCCGAATCCATGCAGGGAGATTTTCTGATCTGCAACGTCATTGGTTTCCTGGGGATCAAGCACTATCACCTCGAGCGCAATCCGGAAACTGGCAACGTTTGGGGTGAACCGGCCGGTGACGAGTTGATCGCCGTCCGCACGAATCCCGATGGCAGCAAGACGGAAGAAAAGTCGCGCGGCCTGCTGATGAGTGCCGACAAGAACTTCCGCCCCTCGGATGCAATCTTTGCCCCCGATGGTTCGCTGTACGTCAGCGACTGGCACAACATGATCATCGGCCACATGCAGCACAACATTCGCGACCCCAATCGCGATCACGCGCACGGCCGCATCTACCGAATGACCGCCAAGGATCGCCCCTTGCAGCAGCCAGTGGCGATTCATGGTCAGCCAATACCCACTCTGCTGGAAAACTTGAAGTCTCCGGTCGACGGCATCCGCCACCGGACTCGCGTCGAGTTGAGCGGCCGGGACACTAAAGAAGTGATCGCCGCCGCCAAGAAGTGGACCAGGCAATTCGACCCGACAAAGGCCGAACATGCGCATCATCTGCTGGAAGCGCTCTGGTTGCATCAGCAGCACAACGTCAAGAACCAGGGGCTCCTCAACCAGGTTCTGCTGCAGTCGCCAGTGCCTCACGCGCGGATCGCGGCTGGTACGGTGAAGCACTTCTGGGAGAACGTGGACAAGACCATCCACGGCGGCGTGATCGCCGATTCCCTGGAAGCTGTCGCGAAGAAGTCCGGGATCCTCAGCGATACCCCCGAGCTTACGACCATCCGCATCGGCACGATTCCCGAGCGGATGATGTACGACGTCAAGGAACTGACCGTGAAGCCCGGCAAGAAAGTCCGGCTCACATTTGGCAATGCCGATTTCATGCCCCACAACATCATGCTCGTGAATCCCGGCAAAGCCGATGAAGTCGGGTTGCAGGCGATCGCCCTGGGAGCTGGTGGATTTGAAGTGGGATTTGTTCCCAAGAGCAACGACATTCTGTGGTCGATCAAGTTGGTGGACTATGGTCAGGAAGAGACGATTGAATTTACTGCGCCGACGGCCGAAGGCGCCTACCCTTATATCTGCTCGTTTCCGGGACACCACCAGCTCATGCGCGGAACGCTGTTCGTCACCAACAATCTGCAGGAGTTCCTGGCGAAAAATCCGCAACCGGTGAAGAAGCTCACGGAGTGGAAGATCGACGACTTGGTAGCCGACTTGAAACGCGTCGGGCAACAGCGGAACTATGCCCAGGGCAAGATGCTGTTCAATTCACTGGCCTGCGTGCAGTGCCACAAACTGGGCGATAAGGATTTCTCGCTCGCGGCTGGCCACGCCGGTGGCGATCATCATGGTCATCACGGCATGATGCCGACACGCACGGTTGGCCCCAACCTTCAAGACGTCGTCAAGAAGTACAAGGGGGATGCGAAAGCCGTGTTGCACGAGATCCTGGAGCCTTCACGCAACATTGAAGAGAAGTACCGCACAATTTCGCTGGCCCTCGATGACGGCACGATCGCGACCGGCAACGTCGTTTCCGAGGATCAGAAAACGATTGTGCTGTATTCCACAACGCCGGTGCCCAAGGAACACAAGATTGCCAAGGAGTCGATCGATTCGCGCTTGCCATCAGCCCTGTCGATCATGCCCACCGGTCAGCTGAATACTCTGGACAAGGAACAAATTCTGGACTTGCTCGCGTTTCTGCTGGCGACAGGAGATCCCGAGCATGCCGCGTTCAAGAAGTAG
- a CDS encoding glycoside hydrolase family protein — MLLLAVSGAGAGELDLGAMVNPAPVTAKLSDPDYNIWCGAPIKGDDGKYHVFYSRWPRKLGHQAWVTNSEIAHGVGDSPLGPWKHHDVALAARGVKFWDGSCTHNPNIARIGGKYCLFYVGNYGDGVLGKGLNWTHRNHQRIGVAIADSSNGPWQRFDQPIVTISDDKTAFDSLCVTNPAGCEHADGGVLLVYKAVEYVEGKIGGGKVRYGAAMADKPAGPYMKKPGRIFESDDGDAGKHWMLAEDPYLWFSKQYGNRYYAVARDVVGKFTSASGGIALFQSEDGLNWKPASHPKVLGARYQWADGTTSFSTIERPAMLFDGETPIVLFGAASDNKNRDGTFNVQIPLK, encoded by the coding sequence GTGTTACTGCTTGCCGTTTCCGGTGCCGGCGCCGGCGAGCTTGATCTGGGCGCGATGGTGAATCCCGCGCCGGTGACGGCCAAGCTCTCCGATCCGGATTACAACATCTGGTGCGGGGCGCCGATCAAGGGAGATGACGGCAAGTATCACGTGTTCTATTCGCGCTGGCCGCGGAAGCTGGGGCACCAGGCATGGGTGACAAATTCCGAGATCGCTCACGGCGTGGGCGATTCGCCGCTGGGTCCGTGGAAACATCATGACGTGGCGCTGGCGGCCCGCGGTGTCAAATTCTGGGACGGATCCTGCACGCACAACCCGAACATCGCGCGGATCGGGGGCAAGTATTGCCTATTCTATGTGGGCAATTATGGCGACGGCGTGTTGGGCAAAGGATTGAACTGGACGCACCGCAATCACCAGCGCATCGGCGTCGCCATCGCCGATTCCTCCAACGGTCCATGGCAGCGGTTTGACCAGCCGATCGTGACCATTAGCGACGACAAGACCGCGTTCGATTCACTCTGCGTTACCAACCCCGCCGGCTGCGAGCACGCCGATGGCGGGGTGCTGCTGGTCTATAAGGCTGTCGAGTACGTCGAAGGGAAGATCGGCGGCGGCAAGGTTCGCTACGGCGCTGCGATGGCCGACAAACCCGCCGGCCCATATATGAAGAAACCCGGGCGCATCTTCGAATCGGACGATGGCGACGCCGGCAAGCACTGGATGCTGGCCGAGGATCCATACCTCTGGTTCAGCAAACAGTATGGCAACCGGTACTACGCAGTGGCGCGGGACGTGGTGGGCAAGTTCACCAGCGCCTCCGGCGGCATCGCGCTGTTCCAGTCGGAGGATGGGTTGAACTGGAAGCCGGCAAGCCACCCGAAGGTCCTGGGCGCCCGCTACCAATGGGCTGATGGCACGACGAGTTTCAGCACAATCGAGCGGCCGGCGATGCTGTTCGACGGCGAGACGCCCATCGTCCTCTTCGGCGCCGCCAGCGACAACAAGAACCGCGACGGCACGTTCAACGTGCAGATCCCGCTGAAGTGA